Part of the Deltaproteobacteria bacterium genome is shown below.
TTTTTCAACGCTTCAAGCAGCGTAGGATTCACTTGGGCTCCAGCCAATATCGCCGTAACCGTCGTGGCAGTTATGACCGGAGGATAGTCCCTCTTCGGCTCTTCAACCACTGGATCCGTCGGCGGCTCTGTTGGCTTCGCCGCATCCACCTTCTTCTTCGCTTGCTCTTGCAACGCTTTCAATTGCGCTAATTCGGCCGCCATCGCTTGCACCTTGGCCTCTTCCGCCTCGACTTGCGCTTGCAGTGCTGCGTTGTCCGCTGTCGCCGTGGATGCTCCAGGATCGGGCGTCGTCACATCCGGCAACGTCGCGCCTGGCGCTTCCGGAGCCGGCGTTCGTGTCGGCGTCGTCACAACGGCCGGGGCTTTCGGCGCGGGCTCGCGCGGTTCGGCGTTGTCGCCGCAACCGGTGGCGACGAGTCCCACGGTGACGAGTGCGATGATCAGCGGATACATAGAAACCTCCCGGTTGTGCTTTGTCTGTGTTGTGGAGCGCATATGGTAAATCCCCCTTCGAACGATCTGGTGAATGTCCTAGCTCGCTAGTACAGCAACCCATGTGCCAATTAGCGCGGGTTTGTGCGCCCGCGATCGTCGTCCGTCAGCCCGCCGATTTCTATCGCTTTTCTCTTGTCGCACTGGCGAGGCACCGCCACGCTCGACCGCTCATGCTCTGGGGGATTGAATCCCCGGGGACTGGGATTACGCGGCTGGGTATTTTTTTGCCGCTTATCGCACAACGTCCTTTACCCCTCCGGGAATAATCCGTTATAATGATTACAGATCATTGGTGCAGGCGCTGCGATCACGACCGATGATCAAACTTTTTCGGAAAGGACGGGGCGGCGTACCACCACCACGCACGACATGAGCGAGCGGGCATCGGGACGCGACAAGGCTCCAACTCTGCAATTCCTCGGTGCGGCCGGAACGGTCACCGGTTCGAAATACCTGCTGCAAACTGCGCATGAAACCTGGATGGTCGATTGCGGCCTCTTCCAAGGCCTGAAGGACTTACGACTCCGCAACTGGGCGCCGCTGCCGGTCCCGGTCGACTCGATCGACGGCGTCATCCTGACCCACGCGCATATCGATCACAGCGGCTACATCCCGCTGTTGGTCAAACATCATTTCCGCGGCCGCATTTACGCCAGCGAGCCGACCGTGGATCTCTGCAAGATCCTGCTCCCCGATTGCGGCTATATCCAAGAAGAAGACGCGCGCTTTGCCGAGCGTCACGGATTTTCGAAACACTCAAGTCCGCGCCCACTCTACACGGCGGCGGACGCGGTCAAAAGCCTCGACTATTTGCACGCATTGCACAATGGCGACCTGCACACCCTCGGCGCGGATTTGAAAGTCCGTTTGCTCAAGGCCGGCCATTTGCTCGGCTCGCGCTTCATCGAAATGACATTGGAATATCCACGACGGCGCACCATTTTATTCGGCGGCGATATCGGCCGCTACGATGCACTGATCACGAATCCGCCGCTGCGGGTCCCGGAGGCGGATTATTTGATTTTGGAAGCCACATACGGCGGCCGCGTGCATCCGAAAGAAGATATCTTCGCGCGCTTAGCGGGCATCATCAATGAAACGGCGTCGCACGGCGGCAAG
Proteins encoded:
- a CDS encoding MBL fold metallo-hydrolase; translated protein: MSERASGRDKAPTLQFLGAAGTVTGSKYLLQTAHETWMVDCGLFQGLKDLRLRNWAPLPVPVDSIDGVILTHAHIDHSGYIPLLVKHHFRGRIYASEPTVDLCKILLPDCGYIQEEDARFAERHGFSKHSSPRPLYTAADAVKSLDYLHALHNGDLHTLGADLKVRLLKAGHLLGSRFIEMTLEYPRRRTILFGGDIGRYDALITNPPLRVPEADYLILEATYGGRVHPKEDIFARLAGIINETASHGGKVLIPAFAVGRTQEMLYIMKKLQHRGLIDPKIPVYLNTPLGIDATEIYSRYLEEHRTFSGITNGHGNGHGANPFHCENLHLVHDQEGSKLLNTIPGAAIIIAGSGMMTGGRILHHLRAYGSDPRSCLILVGYQAEGTRGRAIVDGTRSIKLHGQQIDLRCRTEIIESLSAHGDQIDIMRWLSGFRRPPKKTFMVHGEPEAAEALATAIREQLHWSVEIPTYLQSVTLE